In Dromiciops gliroides isolate mDroGli1 chromosome 4, mDroGli1.pri, whole genome shotgun sequence, one DNA window encodes the following:
- the LOC122755857 gene encoding ferritin light chain-like has translation MSSTSQIRQNFSSEAEAVVNRLANLYLQASYFYLSLGFYFDRDDVALPRVSHFFRDLGKEKREGAERLMRLQNQRGGWVLLQAVPKPGQDEWGRSLDAMEAALSLEKGLNQALLKLHALGSSQGDPHLCDFLESHYLGEQVRLLKRLGDHLTTLRHVQADPQPGLGEYLFERLSLKQD, from the coding sequence ATGAGCTCCACCTCTCAGATCCGCCAAAACTTCTCCTCCGAGGCCGAGGCCGTGGTCAACCGCCTGGCCAACCTCTACCTGCAGGCCTCCTACTTCTACCTGTCCCTGGGTTTCTATTTCGACCGGGACGATGTCGCTCTGCCGAGGGTGTCGCATTTTTTCCGTGACCTGGGGAAGGAGAAACGCGAGGGCGCCGAGCGCCTTATGCGGCTCCAGAACCAACGTGGGGGCTGGGTCCTCCTCCAGGCTGTGCCGAAACCTGGTCAAGATGAGTGGGGCCGCAGCTTGGATGCCATGGAGGCTGCCCTGAGCCTGGAGAAGGGTCTGAACCAGGCCCTCCTGAAGCTGCATGCCCTGGGCTCCAGCCAAGGGGATCCACACCTCTGCGATTTCCTGGAGAGCCACTACCTGGGCGAACAGGTAAGGCTGCTGAAGCGCCTGGGCGACCACCTGACCACCCTGCGCCATGTGCAGGCCGACCCCCAGCCCGGGCTGGGAGAATACCTGTTCGAGCGGCTGAGCCTGAAGCAGGACTAG